From the genome of Vicia villosa cultivar HV-30 ecotype Madison, WI linkage group LG2, Vvil1.0, whole genome shotgun sequence, one region includes:
- the LOC131648668 gene encoding uncharacterized protein LOC131648668: MAPRYIVAPLKDKDPKNLTSVTQMYTSTTTYRTCKRDALAKMQLLLNLIHKEKYMCWTKNRDKSDVVADIFWTHPDYVKLLNMVHLVLIFDWTYKTNRYQMPPLDIVGVMQQS, translated from the exons atggcTCCAAGGTACATAGTTGCTCCTTTGAAAGACAAAGATCCAAAAAACCTCACTAGTGTTACTCAGATGTATACATCTACAACTACATACAGAACATGCAAGAGAGATGCATTGGCAAAAATGCAGCTTTTGTTGAACCTTATTCATAAAGAGAAATACATGTGTTGGACTAAAAATAGGGACAAGTCAGATGTTGTAGCTGATATCTTTTGGACACATCCTGATTATGTGAAGTTGCTGAATATGGTTCATTTGGTATTGATTTTTGATTGGACATACAAGACAAATAG GTACCAGATGCCACCACTTGATATTGTTGGTGTTATGCAACAAAGTTGA